TTCACCTAATAATGCCAGCCTAATATTTTCTTCTTTCTCTATAATATTTTCTGTATTATTATACTTCTTAAAAATTTCTGTCTTAAGCATTATGTCACCTCTCAATATTGAAAATCAAAACTAAGTATATTTTGCAATTAATTATTTATCTTTTTTTTCATTTTTTTTAGGTTCTTCTTCATTATTTTTAGGAACTGGGTTTCCAAACATCCATTCTAAATGTCTTCTTAAACCTAATAAATCAATCTCTTTTCCATCTACAACTATTTTATTTTCCTCAGGAATAGCTACATAACCTTCTGCTAAAGGAATATTTTTATCTAAACTATGTTGTACTTTTATTGTATGATCTAACCCGAAAGGTTGAAATTCTGTTTTAACTACTTTTATTAAATCATCACTCTCTAGAATTTTTTTCACTTGATCTGGAGTAATTTCTCTTTGAGGTGGATAATCTGCTACAAATAAAGTATGTTCAGATATAAATTTAACTTTATCTTCTCCTAATTTTTCAAATAATTCTATTGTATATCTTCCTCTTTTAGGAATAATAAACTTATCTAAATCAAATATCTTTTTCCCTACACCAAAAGGATCTATCATAGGTCTAAATTCACCTTTAGTTATTAAATCATCATCTACACCATTTATTCTTATTTCAAATAAAGTTGGTTTTAATATTTCTTCGATAGTTAATATTATCGACATATGATCCATAGGTACAGGAAATATAGGCTGAATCATATTATCAAAACTTCCCAATATATCAACTGCTCCACCTAATTGTTTATTCATCTGTGCTCTGTGTGCAACTACTATACTTTTTACTTTCATAATCTTCTCCTATTCTATAAACTAAATTTATTTTTATTCTCTTTATGATATATTAACATAATTTTAACAAAATTTAAACATTCTATTTCTTATTTGTTTCTATTGGCTATATATTCAGCAAGTTTTAGTAAATTTTTTCCTTCTTTTTCATCAAAATTATCTAAAATTTTAGACTTTGCTTTTGTTACAATTTCCAATAATAATCTTTTACTCTCTTCCAAACCTATTAATGAAGGATATGTTGATTTTTGTAGTTCAGTATCACTTCCTATAGGTTTTCCTAAATCTTCAAAAGTTCCTTCTATATCTAAAATATCATCCTTTATTTGAAAAGCTAATCCTAATAAATCTGCATATTCTTCTAACTCTTTTTTTAATTTATCTGAAGCATCTCCTATTATACATCCTATTTCTATAGGCAATTTTAATAATTTCCCTGTTTTATTTTCATGAATATATTTCAAAGTGTCTATATTGATTTTTTTTCCTTCGCTTTTTATATCTATCATTTGTCCACCAATCATTCCATTTATTCCGGAATAACTAGAAACTTTTCCAATTATTTCAACTATTTTATCTGAAGATATTAAACCTTTATTTTTTTCAGATAAAATATTAAAAGCATGGGTCAATAATGCATCCCCTATCAATATCCCTTCTGCTTCTCCAAATTTTTTATGAGTTGTTAAAACTCCTCTCCTGTAATCATCGTTATCTAAAGCAGGTAAATCATCATGAACCAAAGAATAAGAATGAATCATTTCTATTGCCACTGCACATGGCATTCCCAATTCTTTATTTTTATTTAAAATATCTAAAATCATAAATAATAAAATAGGTCTTATCCTTTTTCCACCATTTAAAATAGAATATTTCATTCCTTCTGATATTTCATTAGGATATGTCAACTCAGATAAATATTTTTCTATATTTAGTTCCACCAATGCTTTATTTTCATTTAAATAAGATTTTAGCATTTTATTACTCTTCCTCCTCTAAAATAATTTCTCCATTAACTTCTCTAATTTTTAATATTTTTCCTTCTGCTTTATTCAACATATCGGAAGATTTTTTTATAAGCTTCATAGTTTTTTCGTATTCTTTTATAGAATCTTCCAAAGTTAATTCTCCTGATTCTAATTTTTTTATCATTAAATCAATCTCTTTTAAATTTTCTTCAAAACTATTTCCTCTTGCCAATTTATACCTCCCTATTTATATTCTCAATAATATTTTAACAAATATTATTAATTACTTCAAACAAAAACTCCTATGCATATGCATAGGAGTTCCTTTATTCCTTCACAAAAAAAGATATTGCCTTTTTTCCATAAAGTCTTCTATCTCTGAATTTAAATCCTTCTATATCTTCAATTAAATCCTCAAACATATGATGCTCACAAATTATTAAACCACCATCTGCTAAAATATCTGCTTTTCTAATTTCTTTCATTACATTTCTACATAATTCTTCTTTGTATGGAGGATCCATAAATATAATGTCAAACTTCTCATTTTTCTTTCCTAAAATTTTAACTGCTCTTAAAACATCATTCTTATAGGCCCTACATCTATTTTCAAAACCTAAATTATTTATATTTTCTATTATTATTTTTAATGCTTCAGGATCTTTCTCTATCATTATTGCTCTTTTAGCTCCTCTACTTAAAGCCTCTAAAGCTATATTTCCAGTTCCACTAAATAAATCTAAAAAACAACAATTATTTATATATGGAAGTATCATTGAAAACAGAGATTCCTTTACATTAGCAAGAGTTGGTCTAGTTTCCATTCCTTTTCTACTTTTTATAACTCTTCCTTTTGCTTCTCCAGCTATTATTTTCATAATTTCTCCTTTCCTAAATATTTTCTAATAAATAAACATAGAATCACCAAAACTAAAGAAGTGATATTCTTTTAAAACTGCTTCTTTATATACATCTAACATAAATTCTCTACTAGAAAATGCAGATACTAACATTAGTAAAGTAGATTTTGGTAAATGAAAATTCGTAATTAATGCATCTATTATTTTAAATTTATATCCAGGATATATAAATATATCTGTATCATCTATTTCAGAAATTAATTTTCCTTTTTCTATAGCTGCTGATTCTAAAGCTCTAACAGTTGTAGTTCCTACAGCCACTATTCTTCTTCCCTCTGCTTTAGCTTTATTAATTATTTCACAAGCTTCCTTAGGAATTTCAAATTTTTCAGTATGCATTTTATGATTTAAAACATTCTCCTCTTGAACAGGTCTAAAAGTTCCTAAACCAACTTCTAAATATACATCTACAATTGTAATTCCTTTTTCTTTTATCTTTTCCAAAAGTTCTGGAGTAAAATGTAATCCTGCTGTTGGAGCTGCAACTGATTCTCCTCTTTTTGCATAAACAGTTTGATATCTAGATTGATCTTCTAATTTTTCTACAATATAAGGAGGTAGTGGCATTTTTCCTAATTTATCTAAAACTTCTTCAAAAATACCTTCATAATAGAATTTCATAATTCTATTTCCATCTTCCTTTATCTCTAAAAGTTCTCCAATCAACTCTTTATTATCTCCAATATATATTTTTTGTCCTAATTTTAACTTCTTAGCATGCCCTAATAAACATTCCCAAGTATCTAAACTTTTTCTTTTTAATAATAATACTTCTAAAACCGCTCCTGTTTCTTTTCTTCCAAACATTCTAGCGGGAATAACTTTAGTTGAATTTCTAACTAAAACATCTCCCTGTTTTAGATAATCTATTATATTATAAAAATGCTTATCTTCTGTTTTTTTATTTTTTTTATCTACCACCAAAAGCCTAGCATGATCCCTAGGTTCTCTAGGATGTTGCCCTATCAATTCTTCTGGAAGATTGTAATCATAATCCTTTAACAATGTAGACATTTTCTCTCCTTATTTTTATACTTTTTTTCCTATTATAACTCTTTCTACTCCACCATAGTCTAATACTCTAGCCTTTATTTCATATCCTCTATTTCTCATCATTAAAACTACAGTTTCTCCTTGATTATATCCAACTTCAAAAGCTAAATATCCACCTTTTTTCAAATAATCCCAAGACTCTTTTGTTATTTTTTCATAAAAATAATAACCATTT
This DNA window, taken from Fusobacterium sp. JB019, encodes the following:
- a CDS encoding polyprenyl synthetase family protein, which gives rise to MLKSYLNENKALVELNIEKYLSELTYPNEISEGMKYSILNGGKRIRPILLFMILDILNKNKELGMPCAVAIEMIHSYSLVHDDLPALDNDDYRRGVLTTHKKFGEAEGILIGDALLTHAFNILSEKNKGLISSDKIVEIIGKVSSYSGINGMIGGQMIDIKSEGKKINIDTLKYIHENKTGKLLKLPIEIGCIIGDASDKLKKELEEYADLLGLAFQIKDDILDIEGTFEDLGKPIGSDTELQKSTYPSLIGLEESKRLLLEIVTKAKSKILDNFDEKEGKNLLKLAEYIANRNK
- the xseB gene encoding exodeoxyribonuclease VII small subunit, with the protein product MARGNSFEENLKEIDLMIKKLESGELTLEDSIKEYEKTMKLIKKSSDMLNKAEGKILKIREVNGEIILEEEE
- the rsmD gene encoding 16S rRNA (guanine(966)-N(2))-methyltransferase RsmD — encoded protein: MKIIAGEAKGRVIKSRKGMETRPTLANVKESLFSMILPYINNCCFLDLFSGTGNIALEALSRGAKRAIMIEKDPEALKIIIENINNLGFENRCRAYKNDVLRAVKILGKKNEKFDIIFMDPPYKEELCRNVMKEIRKADILADGGLIICEHHMFEDLIEDIEGFKFRDRRLYGKKAISFFVKE
- the queA gene encoding tRNA preQ1(34) S-adenosylmethionine ribosyltransferase-isomerase QueA, whose protein sequence is MSTLLKDYDYNLPEELIGQHPREPRDHARLLVVDKKNKKTEDKHFYNIIDYLKQGDVLVRNSTKVIPARMFGRKETGAVLEVLLLKRKSLDTWECLLGHAKKLKLGQKIYIGDNKELIGELLEIKEDGNRIMKFYYEGIFEEVLDKLGKMPLPPYIVEKLEDQSRYQTVYAKRGESVAAPTAGLHFTPELLEKIKEKGITIVDVYLEVGLGTFRPVQEENVLNHKMHTEKFEIPKEACEIINKAKAEGRRIVAVGTTTVRALESAAIEKGKLISEIDDTDIFIYPGYKFKIIDALITNFHLPKSTLLMLVSAFSSREFMLDVYKEAVLKEYHFFSFGDSMFIY